A stretch of Ignavibacteria bacterium DNA encodes these proteins:
- a CDS encoding ABC transporter permease, producing MSISTGESPSRLAWRRLRKNRGAVIGMIVLGIMVIMAIFAPFVTPFDPSTQILEYSVKPAGFRGKVIFKRNLADADVPSIIAVSSYKEVGDSVYYQDPAGEPYRVARSTLIGTEPHEYYDEPLFLLGTDRFGRDLFTRLVYGMRVSLSVGLISESIALAIGIILGALAGYFRGWADDGIMWLVNVVWSFPTILLVVAFSVILGKGYWQTFVAIGISSWVDIARIVRGQFFSIREQEYVEATRALGYGHIRTIFRHMLPNAAGPIIVLSTAGFATAIIAEASLSFIGLGVQPPTPSWGQMIKDGYGYIALGTNWGMTLFPSLAMAIGVLVLNVFGDGLRDALDPKTSQR from the coding sequence ATGAGTATCTCAACAGGCGAAAGCCCGAGTCGTCTGGCATGGCGCCGGCTTCGCAAGAACCGCGGAGCTGTGATCGGCATGATCGTCCTTGGCATCATGGTCATCATGGCCATCTTTGCGCCATTCGTTACACCCTTCGATCCATCTACGCAGATCCTCGAATACAGTGTGAAGCCTGCGGGCTTCCGCGGCAAGGTGATCTTCAAACGGAACCTGGCAGATGCAGATGTTCCGTCTATCATTGCAGTGTCCTCGTATAAAGAGGTGGGAGACTCCGTCTACTATCAAGACCCAGCAGGAGAACCCTATCGCGTGGCTCGCAGCACGCTGATCGGCACAGAACCACACGAATATTACGATGAGCCGCTGTTCCTCCTAGGTACTGATCGTTTCGGTCGAGACCTCTTTACACGTTTGGTTTACGGCATGCGTGTCTCTCTCAGCGTTGGACTCATCTCAGAGTCCATTGCTCTTGCTATTGGCATCATTCTTGGAGCATTGGCCGGCTACTTCCGTGGCTGGGCAGATGACGGCATCATGTGGCTGGTGAATGTTGTATGGTCGTTCCCAACCATTCTCCTCGTTGTTGCATTCAGTGTGATCCTTGGCAAGGGATACTGGCAAACCTTTGTTGCCATCGGCATTTCGTCGTGGGTAGACATCGCCCGCATCGTGCGTGGTCAGTTCTTCTCCATCCGCGAACAAGAGTATGTAGAGGCAACACGAGCTCTTGGGTATGGCCACATCCGCACCATCTTCCGTCACATGCTCCCCAATGCAGCCGGACCGATCATCGTTCTCTCAACAGCCGGATTCGCAACGGCCATCATTGCAGAAGCTTCTCTCAGTTTCATTGGATTGGGTGTTCAGCCCCCTACACCTTCGTGGGGACAGATGATCAAGGACGGCTACGGCTACATCGCTCTGGGCACGAACTGGGGGATGACGTTGTTCCCGAGTCTTGCAATGGCCATTGGTGTGCTGGTCCTGAACGTCTTTGGTGACGGACTCCGTGATGCCCTTGATCCTAAGACGTCGCAGCGATGA